In the Rhinoraja longicauda isolate Sanriku21f chromosome 40, sRhiLon1.1, whole genome shotgun sequence genome, one interval contains:
- the LOC144611326 gene encoding protein phosphatase 1 regulatory subunit 29-like: MAPAGLLAAAVLLSQLGRVCGDCWLIEGEKGYVWLAICSQNQPPYESIPQHINSTVLDLRLNENKLKVLLYSSLSRFGNLTDLNLTKNEISYVEDGAFLIQSNLRVLQMGYNKLTNLTDSMFRGLTRLEYMYVQHNLIESISVNSFWECPNLISIDLSANKLAKVEGGTFTSLSGLMVCELAGNPFNCSCELVGFLNWLVEFNNVTRTYDRLQCDSPPEYAGYPLLSPQPASRHNAISLLASSCRNGVKVAPFSTPVSSRDPETFSSGINPAEFSSTEPVTAFTLDMSNSPTIKLHHVTIAGATLVVQIPSPYSRMYILVQYNNSYVSDVANLRNRKEYIKLEKLRALTDYTFCVASIQRSQRFNHTCLTFATRGRTVPQASSSSTTTHYIMTILGCLFGMVIVLGVVYYCLRKRRIREDKHRSLNVKKTILEMRYGPEAEGLGMSLGLAQHSQPVSMCRMSSLPSVPAPGDKAQTQGPDPDDAPRQAAKGNYIEVRTAQAPASDPAQAQPADSERGSAAEISTIAQEVDKVNQIINNCIDALKLDSAALMGAGGGSEGSIDRQLSPSGSCSQLERPGGGTGPGPGALLLSAGGYPLLQRQGSADTASATARKRCSVSSSSSSKSGRVFSLDIADPPSKADAKYIERSAAAPASLRRLPPASASATATAAAPADIQHLEVQQTYHCSEHRHSVPALYYEEHGDSLSQRSTLLKPLSRSKRDSAYSQLSPRHHYSGYSSSPEYSSESTHKIWERFRPYGKHPREEIYLAAGHALRKKVQFAKDEDLHDILDYWKGVSAQQKM, encoded by the coding sequence ATGGCCCCCGCTGGGCTGTTGGCTGccgcggtcctgctgagccagttGGGCAGAGTGTGTGGGGACTGCTGGCTGATCGAGGGGGAGAAAGGCTACGTCTGGCTGGCCATCTGCAGCCAGAACCAGCCGCCGTACGAGTCCATACCCCAGCACATCAACAGCACGGTGCTGGACCTCCGCCTCAACGAGAACAAGCTGAAGGTTCTCCTCTACAGCTCCCTCAGCCGCTTCGGCAACCTGACCGACCTGAACCTGACCAAGAACGAGATCAGCTACGTGGAAGACGGGGCCTTCCTGATCCAGTCCAACCTGCGGGTGCTGCAGATGGGCTACAACAAGCTGACCAACCTCACCGACAGCATGTTCCGCGGCCTGACCAGGCTGGAGTACATGTACGTCCAGCACAACCTGATCGAGAGCATCTCGGTCAACAGCTTCTGGGAGTGCCCCAACCTGATCAGCATCGACCTGTCGGCCAACAAGCTGGCCAAGGTGGAGGGTGGCACCTTCACCAGCCTGAGCGGCCTGATGGTGTGCGAGCTGGCCGGCAACCCGTTCAACTGCTCCTGCGAGCTGGTCGGCTTCCTCAACTGGCTGGTCGAGTTCAACAACGTCACCCGCACCTACGACCGGCTCCAGTGCGACAGCCCGCCCGAGTACGCCGGCTACCCACTGCTCAGCCCCCAGCCGGCCAGCCGCCACAACGCCATCAGCCTCCTGGCCTCGTCGTGCAGGAATGGCGTCAAGGTCGCCCCCTTCTCCACGCCCGTCTCCTCCAGGGACCCGGAGACCTTCTCCTCGGGCATCAACCCGGCCGAGTTCTCCTCCACCGAGCCGGTCACCGCCTTCACCCTGGACATGTCCAACAGCCCCACCATCAAGCTGCACCATGTCACCATCGCCGGCGCCACGCTGGTGGTGCAGATCCCGTCGCCCTACAGCAGGATGTACATCCTGGTGCAGTACAACAACAGCTACGTGTCGGACGTGGCCAACCTGCGCAATAGGAAGGAGTACATCAAGCTGGAGAAGCTGCGGGCCCTGACAGACTACACCTTCTGTGTGGCGTCCATCCAGAGGTCGCAGCGCTTCAACCACACGTGCCTGACCTTCGCCACCCGGGGCCGCACGGTCCCTCAGGCGTCCAGCTCGTCCACCACCACGCACTACATCATGACCATCCTGGGCTGCCTCTTCGGCATGGTGATCGTGCTGGGCGTGGTGTACTACTGCCTGAGGAAGAGGCGCATCAGGGAGGACAAGCACAGGTCGCTCAACGTCAAGAAGACCATCCTGGAGATGCGCTACGGGCCCGAGGCCGAGGGGCTGGGGATGAGCCTGGGCCTGGCCCAGCACTCCCAGCCCGTGTCCATGTGCAGGATGTCCTCGCTGCCCTCCGTACCCGCGCCCGGGGACAAGGCCCAGACGCAAGGCCCGGACCCCGATGACGCGCCCCGGCAGGCCGCCAAGGGCAACTACATCGAGGTGCGCACGGCCCAGGCCCCGGCCTCGGACCCGGCACAGGCCCAGCCTGCGGACAGCGAGCGCGGCTCGGCGGCAGAGATCTCCACCATCGCCCAGGAGGTGGACAAGGTCAACCAGATCATCAACAACTGCATCGACGCGCTGAAGCTCGACTCTGCCGCCCTGATGGGTGCGGGCGGCGGCTCCGAGGGCTCCATCGACCGGCAGCTCAGCCCGAGCGGGTCGTGCTCGCAGCTGGAGCGGCCTGGGGGGGGGACGGGCCCGGGGCCGGGGGCTCTGCTGCTGTCGGCGGGCGGATACCCGCTGCTGCAGCGCCAGGGCAGCGCCGACACCGCCTCCGCCACCGCCCGCAAACGCTGCAGCGTCTCGTCCAGCAGCTCCAGCAAGAGCGGCCGCGTCTTCAGCCTGGACATCGCCGACCCGCCGTCCAAGGCGGACGCCAAGTACATCGAGAGGAGCGCCGCGGCCCCCGCCTCCCTCCGGCGGCTGCCCCCGGCCTCGGCTTCGGCCACGGCCACGGCAGCGGCACCGGCCGACATCCAGCACCTGGAGGTACAGCAAACCTACCACTGCAGCGAGCACCGCCACTCGGTCCCCGCCTTGTACTACGAAGAGCACGGCGACTCCTTAAGCCAGAGGTCCACGCTGTTAAAGCCACTCTCCCGCTCCAAAAGAGACTCCGCGTACTCCCAGTTGTCCCCCAGGCACCACTACTCGGGATATTCTTCCAGCCCGGAGTACTCGTCGGAAAGCACTCACAAGATCTGGGAGAGGTTCCGCCCCTATGGGAAGCACCCTCGGGAGGAGATCTATCTGGCCGCTGGACACGCCTTGCGGAAAAAAGTCCAGTTCGCCAAAGACGAAGACTTACACGATATTTTAGATTATTGGAAAGGTGTATCCGCTCAACAGAAAATGTGA